A window of the Sandaracinaceae bacterium genome harbors these coding sequences:
- a CDS encoding winged helix-turn-helix transcriptional regulator: MSSIPLARLFAMGMNTLVTGLHARLAERGFPDVRPAFAFVLLAARDRSLTGNDVAELMGMTKQAASKLIDAMEAEHFVSRKPHPADARAKVLQIAPRGRRLLATAESIYAELEDEWAEVLGRARVDAMRSDLTEVLLATNDGALPAIRPSR; the protein is encoded by the coding sequence GTGAGCTCCATCCCGCTCGCCCGATTGTTCGCGATGGGTATGAACACGCTCGTGACCGGCCTGCACGCACGCCTCGCCGAACGCGGCTTCCCTGACGTGCGGCCGGCGTTCGCGTTCGTGCTGCTCGCCGCGCGTGACCGCTCGCTCACCGGCAACGATGTCGCCGAGCTGATGGGAATGACCAAGCAAGCGGCCTCCAAGCTCATCGATGCGATGGAGGCCGAGCACTTCGTCAGCCGCAAGCCGCACCCTGCGGACGCCCGCGCGAAGGTGCTCCAGATCGCGCCGAGGGGGCGTCGGCTCCTCGCGACGGCAGAGTCCATCTATGCAGAGCTCGAGGACGAGTGGGCCGAGGTGCTCGGGCGCGCGCGCGTGGACGCGATGCGCAGCGATCTGACAGAGGTGCTCCTCGCGACCAACGACGGGGCGCTGCCGGCCATTCGCCCGTCCCGCTAG
- a CDS encoding TerB family tellurite resistance protein, translating to MPETLNTRPFDLLSPLLDVLWADGRMSFAQVRAVDEVASLLGVTDVAARIASLTSEFDDALPPAPIRAVAYALAVWVAASDGRIHPDERRVLNHFERYWDLDADVAQRTRRLALGMARVGAGRPTRTQLEALMRAARQLATEHTRTAHGDPPSLVPSDPLSLSALHALHTLGATPGGARGASTAAGGAVCP from the coding sequence ATGCCCGAGACCCTGAACACCCGTCCCTTCGACCTCCTCTCGCCACTGCTCGACGTCCTCTGGGCGGACGGCCGCATGTCGTTCGCGCAGGTGCGCGCCGTGGACGAGGTCGCCTCCCTCTTGGGGGTCACGGACGTCGCCGCGCGCATCGCGAGCCTGACCTCGGAGTTCGACGACGCTTTGCCGCCCGCGCCGATTCGCGCCGTGGCCTACGCGCTCGCCGTGTGGGTGGCGGCCTCCGACGGCCGCATCCACCCCGACGAGCGCCGCGTGCTGAACCACTTCGAGCGCTACTGGGACCTCGACGCGGACGTCGCGCAACGCACGCGCCGCCTGGCCCTCGGCATGGCGCGGGTGGGCGCTGGTCGTCCCACGCGCACCCAGCTCGAGGCGCTGATGCGCGCGGCGCGGCAGCTCGCCACGGAGCACACCCGCACGGCCCACGGGGACCCGCCGAGCCTCGTCCCGTCTGATCCGCTCTCGCTGAGCGCGCTCCATGCGCTGCACACTCTCGGCGCTACTCCGGGAGGCGCGCGCGGAGCGAGTACAGCAGCGGGAGGCGCGGTGTGCCCGTAG
- a CDS encoding class I SAM-dependent methyltransferase, producing MSYQAQNKRMWDERVPIHVASEFYDVAGWRGGRCSLQPFEADELGSVEGKQLVHLQCHFGLDTLSWARRGALVTGLDFSQPAVDAALALAREAGLDARFVCADVFDAPAALGRRYDIVYTGIGALIWLHDIRRWASVVRSLLKPGGCLYLVECHPLTDVFDAGDLTVRHDYFHDPNGQVWDEPGTYADQGAETVANVSVEFRHPISDVLSALLSEGLQLELFHEFDHTAFARWPFMRRDADGCFRPPTGTPRLPLLYSLRARLPE from the coding sequence ATGAGCTACCAGGCGCAGAACAAGCGAATGTGGGACGAGCGGGTCCCCATCCACGTCGCGAGCGAGTTCTACGACGTCGCGGGATGGAGGGGCGGTCGCTGCTCGCTCCAGCCGTTCGAAGCGGACGAGCTGGGCTCGGTCGAAGGGAAGCAGCTGGTCCATCTGCAGTGCCACTTCGGCCTCGATACGCTGTCGTGGGCTCGCCGCGGAGCCCTCGTCACGGGACTCGACTTCTCCCAACCCGCCGTGGACGCTGCGCTCGCGTTGGCGCGTGAGGCGGGGCTCGACGCCCGCTTCGTGTGCGCCGACGTGTTCGACGCGCCCGCCGCGCTCGGTCGGCGCTACGACATCGTGTACACGGGGATCGGCGCGCTGATCTGGCTCCACGACATCCGGCGCTGGGCCAGCGTGGTCCGGTCGCTGTTGAAGCCTGGCGGGTGCCTGTACCTGGTCGAGTGCCACCCGCTGACGGACGTTTTCGACGCGGGTGATCTCACGGTCCGGCACGACTACTTCCACGACCCGAACGGTCAGGTCTGGGACGAGCCCGGGACCTACGCCGACCAGGGGGCGGAGACGGTGGCCAACGTGTCCGTGGAGTTCCGGCACCCCATCTCCGACGTGCTGAGCGCGCTGCTGTCGGAGGGGCTGCAGCTCGAGCTGTTCCACGAGTTCGACCACACGGCGTTCGCCCGCTGGCCGTTCATGCGGCGGGACGCGGACGGCTGTTTCCGCCCGCCTACGGGCACACCGCGCCTCCCGCTGCTGTACTCGCTCCGCGCGCGCCTCCCGGAGTAG
- a CDS encoding DUF721 domain-containing protein, translating to MSTPPPADGKLPKRRIARRRTRRVGSLESLDQTLRNVYPGKEQFDEARVFGGWNDAVPPRVALNAQPVRFQRGTLLVHVKSPVWAQELSFLKEDLLRGVRAKAPSLNVRELRFRVGPLPEVARIPSLERPPPVPPPRRAALTPELLRALSQVDDEGLREIIRETASVGLGRLEEHEARVEQARARREAQARRPEPGDPRRKSR from the coding sequence ATGAGCACCCCGCCTCCGGCCGACGGCAAGCTCCCCAAGCGCCGCATCGCGCGACGTCGCACGCGGCGGGTGGGCAGCCTCGAGTCGCTCGACCAGACCCTGCGCAACGTCTACCCGGGCAAGGAGCAGTTCGACGAGGCGCGCGTGTTCGGCGGGTGGAACGACGCCGTGCCGCCGCGCGTGGCGCTCAACGCGCAGCCCGTGCGCTTTCAGCGCGGCACGCTGCTGGTGCATGTGAAGAGCCCCGTCTGGGCGCAGGAGCTGAGCTTCCTCAAGGAGGACCTGCTGCGCGGCGTGCGCGCCAAGGCTCCCTCGCTCAACGTGCGGGAGCTGCGCTTTCGTGTGGGGCCGCTGCCCGAGGTGGCGCGCATCCCGAGCCTCGAGCGCCCCCCGCCCGTGCCCCCGCCGCGTCGCGCGGCGCTCACCCCGGAGCTGCTGCGGGCGCTGTCTCAAGTGGACGACGAGGGGCTGCGTGAGATCATCCGCGAGACGGCCAGCGTCGGTCTCGGGCGTCTGGAAGAGCACGAAGCACGCGTCGAGCAGGCGCGGGCGCGTCGGGAGGCGCAGGCTCGACGGCCTGAGCCGGGAGACCCACGGCGCAAGTCGCGCTGA
- a CDS encoding iron-containing alcohol dehydrogenase, giving the protein MTEVWSFPTRVLFGAGSVDQVGIEAARLKATRALIVSDAGVVAAGMVETVATLLGAAGIGHSVYSGISSNPLESEVLSAVEAYRSSGADMVVGLGGGSPLDVAKLIRVAATHPLPLSLYDDADNGSERIVNPLPPMIAIPTTAGTGSEVGRSGVLTIQATNRKTVIFAPSLIPNVAILDPVLTVALPPRTTAATGMDALTHCIEAYCAKGDHPMADAIALEGVALIAKHLQTAVQDGNDLEARGAMLKAAMMGAVAFQKGLGACHSLAHPLSAENGMHHGLANALCLPAVLDFNRGAVPLKIARIAGLLGARGEDKETLAFECAGAVRSLRKKVGLPDGLDAADVAEAGLPRLAKLAFADGCHASNPRQCTEEDMLALYRASL; this is encoded by the coding sequence ATGACTGAGGTGTGGAGCTTTCCAACGCGCGTCCTCTTCGGGGCTGGTTCGGTCGATCAGGTCGGCATCGAGGCGGCGCGTCTCAAGGCCACCCGCGCGCTCATCGTCAGCGACGCGGGCGTGGTCGCGGCCGGCATGGTCGAGACGGTCGCGACGCTCCTGGGCGCTGCCGGCATCGGGCACAGTGTGTACAGCGGCATCTCGTCCAACCCGCTCGAGTCCGAGGTGCTGAGCGCGGTCGAGGCCTACCGCTCCTCGGGAGCCGACATGGTGGTCGGGCTCGGCGGGGGCAGCCCGCTCGACGTGGCCAAGCTCATCCGCGTGGCCGCCACACACCCGCTGCCGCTCTCCCTGTACGACGACGCCGACAACGGCAGCGAGCGCATCGTGAACCCGCTCCCGCCGATGATCGCCATCCCCACCACGGCAGGCACGGGCAGCGAGGTGGGCCGCAGCGGCGTGCTCACCATCCAGGCCACCAACCGCAAGACGGTCATCTTCGCGCCCTCGCTCATCCCCAACGTCGCCATCCTCGACCCCGTGCTCACCGTGGCGCTGCCGCCCCGCACCACCGCCGCCACCGGCATGGACGCGCTCACGCACTGCATCGAGGCCTACTGCGCCAAGGGCGACCACCCCATGGCGGACGCCATCGCGCTCGAGGGCGTGGCGCTCATCGCGAAGCACCTCCAGACCGCCGTGCAGGACGGCAATGACCTCGAGGCGCGCGGTGCCATGCTGAAGGCAGCCATGATGGGCGCCGTCGCGTTCCAGAAGGGGCTCGGGGCGTGTCACTCGCTGGCCCACCCGCTCTCGGCCGAGAACGGCATGCACCACGGCCTCGCCAACGCCCTCTGCCTGCCGGCCGTGCTGGACTTCAACCGCGGTGCCGTGCCGCTGAAGATCGCACGCATCGCGGGCCTGCTCGGCGCGCGCGGCGAAGACAAGGAGACGCTCGCCTTCGAGTGCGCGGGCGCCGTGCGCTCGCTGCGCAAGAAGGTCGGCCTGCCCGACGGCTTGGACGCCGCCGACGTCGCGGAAGCCGGCCTGCCGCGCCTGGCGAAGCTGGCCTTCGCGGACGGCTGCCACGCCAGCAACCCTCGCCAGTGCACCGAAGAGGACATGCTGGCCCTCTACCGCGCGTCGCTCTGA